DNA sequence from the Bradyrhizobium sp. CIAT3101 genome:
CGTGCCGCAATGTTTACACCGTCGCCGAAAATGTCATGCGGCTCGACAATCACGTCGCCGACATTGATGCCAACACGAAAAGCAATACGGCTGTTTTCCGACTCAGCGCCTGTAAGCTCCTTGACGCGGGTCTGGAACTGTACGGCAGCCCGAACCGCCTCGACCGCGCTTGGAAACTCTGCCAGGAACCCGTCGCCGGTGTTTTTGACGATGCGACCACCGTGCTCGGAGACCGCGGGCATGATCCCGTCCGCGAGGAGCGCCGTCAGTCTGGTATGCGTGGCCTCTTCGTTTTGGTGCATGAGCCGCGAATAGCCAGCGACATCGGCGGCCAATATCGCCGACAACCTGCGCTCGATCCGGGCTGGGCGGTCTTGAACCATGGCACTGGTCCTCGCAAGGCCGAGTTATACGATAGAGCTACTCGGATGCCTACTTGGCCGATGTCTCTTTTTGGCCCTGCGCGTCATTTGCTGGGCTGGCAAGGGTGTCTATCGGGAGCGAAGCGGACTCCTCGATTTTGTTGGCAGCGGCGCTGCGGTGCATCGTCGTTTCGCTAATCCCGTCTTCGCCCCTTCGAGTAGCGGGAACCCCGTCCACCTTCCGCGGGTTCTATCCCCTGTGGTCTCGACACTTCGCCGGGACCCCAAACGGGGGAAGACGCCTGCATGCAGTGGAGCCTGCTCCGACCGGTCGGCCTTGTCCCCGCGGCGCTTGTCCTCACCACCATGGCGGCCAGCGCCGAGGGCGGCAAATCGGCGGGGCCCTCCGAATTCCTGCTGGTGACGCAGATCGTGCTGCTGATTGCCGTGGGTCGCGGTCTCGGCGAGCTCATGCAGCGCATCGGCCAGCCCTCGGTGATCGGCGAATTGCTCGCCGGCATCATCCTCGGGCCATCGTTGTTCGGCTGGATCTGGCCGGAGGCGCAAGCCGCGATCTTCCCCAAGACGCCGGAGCAGAAGGCGATGCTCGACGGCATCGCGCAAGTCGGCATTCTGCTGCTGCTGTTGCTGACGGGCATGGAGACCGATCTCAAGCTGGTCAGGAAGGTCGGCAAGGCCGCGATCGCGATCTCGATTGCCGGGATCCTCGTGCCCTTTGCCTGCGGCTTTGCGCTCGGTGCGTTCCTGCCGGATGCGCTGCTGCCGAAGCCCGAGCAGCGCCTGGTCGCCTCGCTGTTCATGGGCACGGCGCTGTCGATCTCCTCCGTGAAGATCGTCGCCGTGGTGGTGCGCGAGATGAGCTTCATGCGCCGCAATGTCGGCCAGATCATCGTCGCGACCGCCGTGATCGACGACACCATCGGCTGGATCATCATCGCCGTCATCTTCAGTCTGGCCTCGCAGGGCACGTTGGACGTCGCCTCGGTGGCGAAGGCGGTGCTGGGGACGCTCGCGTTCCTCGCCGTCTCCTTCACCATCGGCCGCCGGCTGGTGTTTCACCTGATCCGCTGGGCCAACGACAATCTCGTCAGCGCGGCGGCGGTCATCACGGTGATCCTGTTGTTGATGGGCGTGATGGCGCTGATCACGCACGCGATCGGCGTCCACACCGTGCTCGGCGCATTCGTCGCCGGCATCCTGGTCGGGGAGTCGCCGATCCTGACGCGGCAGATCGATGAGCGCCTGCGCGGGCTGATCTCCAGCTTCTTCATGCCGGTGTTCTTCGGCCTCGCCGGCCTCAGCGCCGACCTGTCGGTGCTGCGCGATCCCTACCTTTTGATGCTCACCGGCCTCCTGGTCGTGATCGCCAGTGTCGGCAAGTTCGGCGGCGCCTTTGTCGGCGGCACCGTCGGCGGGTTGAGCACGCGGGAGTCGCTGGCGCTCGCGAGCGGGATGAATGCGCGCGGCTCGACCGAGGTCATCATCGCGACCATCGGTCTGTCGATCGGCGTGCTCAGCCAGA
Encoded proteins:
- a CDS encoding cation:proton antiporter, which translates into the protein MQWSLLRPVGLVPAALVLTTMAASAEGGKSAGPSEFLLVTQIVLLIAVGRGLGELMQRIGQPSVIGELLAGIILGPSLFGWIWPEAQAAIFPKTPEQKAMLDGIAQVGILLLLLLTGMETDLKLVRKVGKAAIAISIAGILVPFACGFALGAFLPDALLPKPEQRLVASLFMGTALSISSVKIVAVVVREMSFMRRNVGQIIVATAVIDDTIGWIIIAVIFSLASQGTLDVASVAKAVLGTLAFLAVSFTIGRRLVFHLIRWANDNLVSAAAVITVILLLMGVMALITHAIGVHTVLGAFVAGILVGESPILTRQIDERLRGLISSFFMPVFFGLAGLSADLSVLRDPYLLMLTGLLVVIASVGKFGGAFVGGTVGGLSTRESLALASGMNARGSTEVIIATIGLSIGVLSQNLFTMIVTMAIVTTMAMPPMLRAALARLPMNKDEKDRLEREEFEKRGFVANLERPLLAVDESVNATFASHIIGLIAGMRGLPITVLHIGKRAKDQEKIRDEEESHEAVVKKAAETVSAHGDGDAGSVDVVTRSRRAELGETIADEARKGFDLLVVGVDKVAASKDRFDRKIEDIAAKFEGPLAIAAAKGKHLKQPMPEGLNILVPVSGSSVSRRGAEVAVALTQAGSGSMRVIYVATTRDKGAQRGASRGLGQEAGILKDASDLAARYDVDITTTLRVNRAPEAAILREIDTTDVDLVVMGVDRIQADHLSFGGVADAVLRQSKVSVLLVSSGEARRAPGEKD